In Helianthus annuus cultivar XRQ/B chromosome 3, HanXRQr2.0-SUNRISE, whole genome shotgun sequence, a single window of DNA contains:
- the LOC110932523 gene encoding uncharacterized protein LOC110932523, whose protein sequence is MDTTILYDVCKKICGTWDWTSNGSLCNKGTQIILGCNANVVDVMVLSQTNQVIHTQIVFKTDNKVMFCSFVYAENYYKKRRELWENLCFRNKFVYDKPWMILGDFNSSLSMEDNLFGSSKVTTGMKDFKDCVNELEVVDINSSGIHFTWRQKLKKGVGILKKLDRIMGNTCFLDSFPAACALFLPSRISDHTPCILKLPSVRPGKPKPFKFANFLTEKAGFRDVFSNGWKVDVEGVHMYKVVKKLKVMKSPLRKLLQSQGNLHKKVVDTRRELENIQAQIDSDPPNYSLHEREAIIMRNLNVATLDEENFLKQKAKVEWLGVGDSNAAYFHNKVKSKNHRGDAPKALVDYYEKFLGTHGTSTTLPADELFSKKLSARQAKFMVRDVTNEEIKEAMFGIGVNKAPGPDG, encoded by the exons ATGGATACCACTATCCTGTATGATGTGTGTAAGAAGATTTGTGGTACGTGGGATTGGACGTCTAATGGTAGCTTGTGTAACAAGGGAACTCAGATTATTCTTGGATGTAATGCTAATGTGGTGGATGTCATGGTGTTATCTCAGACAAATCAGGTCATACATACTCAAATTGTTTTTAAAACTGATAACAAGGTGATGTTTTGTTCTTTTGTTTATGCGGAAAATTACTATAAAAAGCGTAGAGAGTTGTGGGAGAATCTATGCTTTCGTAACAAGTTTGTGTATGATAAGCCATGGATGATCCTAGGTGACTTTAACTCTTCGTTGAGTATGGAGGACAACCTGTTCGGTTCATCTAAAGTCACGACAGGAATGAAAGATTTTAAAGATTGTGTCAATGAGCTCGAAGTTGTGGATATAAATAGTTCTGGTATCCATTTTACGTGGAGACAGAAACTGAAAAAAGGAGTTGGTATTCTGAAGAAGCTAGATCGTATCATGGGGAACACATGTTTTCTTGACTCATTCCCGGCGGCTTGTGCGTTATTTCTTCCGAGTAGGATTTCAGATCACACTCCGTGTATATTGAAGCTTCCTTCGGTCAGACCTGGTAAGCCGAAACCTTTTAAATTTGCGAATTTTCTAACTGAAAAAGCAGGGTTCAGGGATGTTTTTAGCAATGGGTGGAAGGTGGATGTGGAAGGGGTGCATATGTATAAGGTGGTTAAAAAGCTAAAAGTTATGAAATCGCCGTTACGCAAACTCCTTCAATCCCAAGGAAATCTTCACAAAAAGGTTGTGGATACTCGTAGAGAATTGGAGAACATCCAAGCACAAATAGATAGTGATCCGCCTAATTACTCTCTTCATGAAAGGGAAGCTATTATAATGAGAAATCTCAATGTTGCTACACTTGATGAAGAAAACTTTTTGAAGCAGAAAGCCAAAGTCGAATGGCTTGGTGTTGGGGATTCAAATGCAGCATACTTCCACAATAAGGTTAAAAGCAAAAATCATC GTGGAGATGCTCCTAAAGCCCTGGTTGATTATTATGAGAAGTTCTTAGGTACTCATGGCACTTCGACTACTCTTCCAGCAGATGAGTTATTTTCTAAAAAGCTTTCAGCTCGACAAGCTAAGTTTATGGTCCGTGATGTCACGAATGAAGAGATCAAAGAGGCGATGTTTGGTATTGGAGTTAATAAAGCTCCCGGTCCGGATGGTTAA